In Deinococcus sedimenti, a single genomic region encodes these proteins:
- a CDS encoding ABC transporter permease, with translation MIRRTHPALSAWAWLVYAFLYLPIVVLVVFSFNDSRFGATWAGFTTKWYGVLFARADVREALAHTLEIALLSTLVSTVLGTLVGLGLWRYTLRFRTALTGLLVLPIVVPDVVMGVSLLMFYSFVRQGLERAGWTFDNGFWTVLLAHVTFQISYVALTVRSRLAGYGPELEEAARDLGASGWESFRRVILPLAMPGVLAGALLAFTLSLDDFVVTYFTSGSGFSTLPVLIYTNVKRGVTPDINALSALLVLVTVVAIVAANALLRPRRDA, from the coding sequence ATGATCCGGCGGACCCATCCGGCGCTGAGTGCGTGGGCGTGGCTGGTGTACGCGTTCCTTTACCTGCCGATTGTCGTGCTGGTGGTGTTCTCGTTCAACGATTCGCGCTTCGGGGCGACGTGGGCGGGCTTCACGACGAAGTGGTACGGGGTGCTGTTCGCCCGCGCGGACGTGCGCGAGGCGCTGGCGCACACGCTGGAGATCGCCCTGCTGAGCACGCTGGTCAGCACGGTGCTGGGGACGCTGGTGGGCCTGGGCCTGTGGCGGTACACGCTGCGGTTCCGCACGGCACTGACGGGGCTGCTGGTCCTGCCGATCGTGGTGCCGGACGTGGTGATGGGCGTCAGTCTGCTGATGTTCTACTCGTTCGTCCGGCAGGGCCTGGAACGGGCCGGGTGGACGTTCGACAACGGCTTCTGGACGGTGCTGCTGGCGCACGTCACCTTCCAGATCAGTTACGTGGCCCTGACGGTACGCTCGCGCCTCGCCGGGTACGGCCCGGAACTGGAGGAGGCCGCGCGCGACCTGGGCGCGAGTGGGTGGGAGTCGTTCCGGCGCGTGATCCTGCCGCTGGCGATGCCGGGCGTGCTGGCGGGGGCGCTGCTGGCCTTCACGCTGTCCCTGGATGATTTCGTGGTGACGTACTTCACGAGCGGTTCGGGCTTCAGCACGCTGCCCGTGCTGATCTACACGAACGTGAAGCGCGGCGTGACGCCGGACATCAACGCGCTGAGTGCGCTGCTGGTGCTCGTGACGGTCGTGGCGATCGTCGCGGCGAATGCGCTGCTGCGCCCCCGGAGGGACGCGTGA
- a CDS encoding polyamine ABC transporter substrate-binding protein — protein MRRAALLAGAGLLLLTGCYRVQKPAQAQPGAAGQAVARGDGKTLRVFIWSEYIDPDLVKAFEKEYGVRVVLDTFESNEAMLAKLQGGGAQYDLAVPSNYVVQTMVRAGLLQPLDKSQIPNLKNIAPGFLNADYDPGNVYSVPYQYAATGLAYNRARYVPRDTWAEIFGPDDRRSFVLLDDPREVIGAALKYLGFSANTTRVEELRAARDLLRRVVAKKGFQGFDGGPGTRNKLLARTVDLGQIYVGDLLIATEEDENVQVLLPRQGTTISMDTLVVLKRSPNPALAHRFIDFILDAENGAQLSNYTYYATPNAAARPYLDDFLKDIPALNPPAAWLTDSRLDFIGELPGGRPQRLYDRIWTELKSR, from the coding sequence GTGAGGCGGGCCGCGCTGCTGGCCGGTGCGGGGCTGCTTCTCCTGACCGGCTGTTACCGCGTGCAGAAACCCGCGCAGGCCCAGCCGGGCGCGGCGGGTCAGGCTGTCGCTCGGGGAGACGGGAAGACGCTGCGGGTGTTCATCTGGTCGGAGTACATCGACCCCGATCTGGTGAAGGCCTTCGAGAAGGAATACGGTGTGCGGGTCGTGCTGGACACCTTCGAGAGCAACGAGGCGATGCTCGCCAAGCTCCAGGGGGGCGGCGCGCAGTACGACCTCGCGGTGCCCAGCAATTACGTCGTGCAGACCATGGTGCGCGCCGGACTGCTCCAGCCTCTGGATAAATCCCAGATTCCCAACCTGAAGAACATCGCGCCCGGCTTCCTGAACGCCGACTACGACCCGGGCAACGTGTATTCCGTGCCGTACCAGTACGCCGCGACCGGACTGGCGTACAACAGAGCAAGGTACGTGCCGCGGGACACCTGGGCGGAGATCTTCGGCCCGGATGATCGGCGCTCGTTCGTGCTGCTCGACGACCCGCGCGAGGTGATCGGCGCGGCCCTGAAGTACCTGGGCTTCAGCGCGAACACCACCCGAGTCGAGGAGCTGCGCGCCGCGCGGGACCTGCTGCGCCGCGTGGTCGCGAAGAAGGGCTTCCAGGGCTTCGACGGTGGCCCCGGCACCCGCAACAAGCTGCTGGCGAGGACCGTGGATCTGGGTCAGATCTACGTGGGTGACCTGCTGATCGCCACCGAGGAGGACGAGAACGTGCAGGTGTTGCTGCCCCGCCAGGGCACGACCATCAGCATGGACACCCTGGTCGTCCTGAAACGCAGTCCCAACCCCGCGCTGGCCCACCGCTTCATCGACTTCATCCTGGACGCGGAGAACGGCGCCCAGCTGAGCAACTACACCTACTACGCCACCCCGAACGCCGCCGCCCGCCCGTACCTGGACGACTTCCTGAAGGACATTCCCGCGCTGAACCCGCCCGCCGCCTGGCTCACCGACAGCCGACTGGACTTCATCGGCGAGCTGCCAGGGGGGCGCCCGCAGCGGCTGTACGACCGCATCTGGACGGAACTCAAGAGCCGCTGA